The Paenibacillus tianjinensis genome has a window encoding:
- a CDS encoding sugar phosphate isomerase/epimerase family protein has protein sequence MSSIKRAVSLYSYQDEYVRGKLTLEGCLQELAEIGVEGVEVITDQMFHNTPETDDASIKNWKRIVEETGIVPVCNDIFINTNLYHNRMLTKKENLDFLKKELVQASKLGFPMVRLVSATPADIIEEALPLAEELNVIMALEVHAGMALDNALTKKFTDIMFKLDSPYLGLVVDTGIFCRRHPRVSTAFFLDQGLNPEIVKYIDDIFASGDDPLELSHNKLPEDLEKMVRSRIDREYILFAGGYENKDFSVLDPYMPYVKHFHGKFWEMTEEGTEYSIPYKELIEYLKEKGYDGYIASEYEGGRFALPGTEIDAVAQVRKQQDMLRSYI, from the coding sequence ATGTCCAGTATTAAACGGGCAGTAAGCTTGTACAGCTATCAGGATGAATATGTGCGCGGCAAATTGACGCTGGAAGGCTGTCTGCAGGAGCTGGCGGAGATTGGTGTGGAAGGGGTAGAGGTCATCACGGACCAGATGTTCCACAACACGCCGGAAACCGACGATGCGAGCATCAAGAACTGGAAACGGATCGTTGAGGAGACGGGAATCGTTCCGGTCTGCAACGATATTTTTATCAATACAAATCTGTATCATAACCGCATGCTGACCAAGAAAGAAAACTTGGATTTCCTGAAAAAAGAGCTGGTTCAGGCTAGCAAGCTCGGCTTCCCGATGGTTCGTCTTGTTTCCGCCACCCCGGCCGACATTATTGAGGAAGCCCTGCCGCTTGCGGAAGAGCTGAATGTCATTATGGCGCTTGAAGTGCACGCCGGGATGGCTCTTGACAACGCATTGACCAAGAAATTTACCGATATCATGTTCAAGCTGGATTCGCCTTATCTGGGTCTGGTCGTGGATACAGGGATTTTCTGCCGCAGACATCCGCGGGTATCCACAGCCTTTTTCCTCGACCAGGGCTTGAATCCTGAGATTGTAAAATATATCGACGATATCTTTGCCAGCGGGGATGATCCTTTGGAGCTCTCCCATAACAAGCTGCCGGAAGATTTGGAAAAAATGGTCCGTTCCCGGATCGACAGAGAATACATTCTCTTCGCGGGCGGATACGAGAACAAGGATTTCTCCGTTCTGGACCCTTATATGCCGTATGTGAAGCATTTCCACGGCAAGTTCTGGGAGATGACCGAGGAAGGCACAGAATACTCCATTCCTTATAAGGAACTGATTGAATATCTCAAGGAAAAAGGCTACGACGGTTATATTGCCAGCGAATATGAAGGCGGCCGGTTTGCCCTTCCGGGAACCGAGATCGATGCAGTAGCCCAAGTGAGAAAGCAGCAGGACATGCTGCGTTCCTATATCTAA
- a CDS encoding C-glycoside deglycosidase beta subunit domain-containing protein encodes MFDNYVLTDNSLENVKKDGEITGYKMRTRITYYRGIPLSMVHDIQVEVDGQEVPRERIRFSPDGEIYFTLEEMKTVTSYKWEYGQEGIVYVEQPGGLAPGEHKIKLTQVSRVAYIPVPFSGTQTKTLTVN; translated from the coding sequence ATGTTCGATAACTACGTTCTAACAGATAACAGTCTTGAAAATGTTAAAAAGGACGGCGAAATCACCGGCTACAAAATGCGTACGCGCATTACCTATTATCGCGGTATTCCGCTTTCCATGGTTCATGATATCCAGGTTGAGGTGGACGGGCAGGAAGTCCCGCGTGAGCGCATCCGTTTTTCACCGGACGGGGAGATTTATTTTACACTGGAAGAAATGAAGACCGTCACCAGCTACAAATGGGAATACGGACAAGAGGGCATTGTGTATGTAGAACAGCCAGGCGGGCTTGCGCCGGGTGAACATAAGATTAAGCTGACTCAGGTCTCGCGCGTGGCCTACATCCCGGTGCCGTTCTCCGGAACACAGACGAAAACCCTTACTGTAAATTAA
- a CDS encoding copper amine oxidase N-terminal domain-containing protein: MKKKVAASLLLTVALSSTLLGSSFASSPSYKVSRSGSSTSYDGQVVSGRVLIPVKAIQSFNGIKMNWNSTNKQLKLQKGDSTVLLTAGKSVAIVNNKSVSLDVPVTIINGRTLVPIRFVSEALNYNVELNSLTKLITISDRANSVLTENYKSDNLAISRIAALQFPIHNSGLPMLTADDEGLNTTYYFPEGKSDRYFIQTADLVYYYEIKSGQAKLMWEANLDTTKKSASKDITQLFGYQIDKQYGSAPQLSKRYVFFNVDLFTHMVQYGFANSDGQMSVLGSQQSSAQVIQNKNFVREIDEEQPIGS; encoded by the coding sequence ATGAAAAAGAAAGTGGCAGCCAGCTTATTGCTTACTGTAGCCTTATCGTCTACATTGCTAGGCTCTTCATTCGCTAGTAGTCCTTCTTATAAAGTGTCTAGAAGCGGCTCAAGTACTTCTTATGATGGACAGGTGGTCTCAGGCCGGGTGCTTATACCTGTGAAGGCCATTCAAAGCTTCAACGGGATCAAGATGAATTGGAATTCTACGAATAAACAGCTTAAGCTGCAAAAAGGGGATTCCACTGTTCTTCTCACCGCAGGTAAAAGCGTAGCGATAGTTAATAATAAATCCGTCAGCTTAGATGTACCTGTTACGATAATAAACGGAAGAACCCTTGTTCCAATCCGGTTTGTCTCGGAGGCATTAAATTACAATGTTGAATTAAATTCATTGACCAAGCTAATTACCATTTCCGACCGCGCCAATTCTGTCCTGACTGAAAATTATAAGAGCGATAACCTGGCGATATCCCGGATTGCTGCCTTACAGTTTCCTATTCATAATTCCGGATTGCCTATGTTGACGGCAGATGATGAAGGATTGAATACAACCTATTATTTTCCGGAAGGAAAATCGGACCGTTATTTTATTCAAACAGCAGATCTTGTTTATTATTATGAGATCAAGAGCGGTCAAGCCAAGCTGATGTGGGAAGCCAATCTGGATACCACTAAGAAATCTGCTTCCAAAGATATCACTCAACTGTTCGGCTATCAAATCGATAAACAGTACGGTTCGGCGCCCCAGTTGTCCAAGAGATATGTATTTTTTAATGTAGACCTGTTTACGCATATGGTCCAATATGGATTTGCCAATTCTGATGGACAGATGTCGGTCCTGGGATCACAGCAGAGCAGCGCTCAGGTGATCCAGAATAAGAACTTTGTTAGAGAGATTGATGAGGAACAACCGATTGGATCGTAA
- a CDS encoding S-layer homology domain-containing protein, which produces MRKLIVMYVIAAMIVACIPGAGYAQGNTDFTLSKSAENALPDQILKVTLNGSNLKGLYAYEALITFDPDIVELDKAESKLEGFFIPPKTDNGKMTIAFTKIGKKAGEQGSTALSTIVFKGKAQGNAHIKLVSVKALDPNLTVTVYSYGTKFDDLAGYDWAKTEIEALASSGIIKGTSATTFNPGDNITRADFISLLVRVFKLHAEVDGNFNDVEQSDYYYKEVGIAKKLGIAQGTGDNQFGPKKRISRQDMMVAAARAMKIAGRMLDESASDLNSFSDSSEVAAYAVSPLTQLVKEGIIKGYNGMIKPNDTAIRAEAAVIIYRLLNK; this is translated from the coding sequence ATGAGGAAATTAATCGTAATGTATGTAATTGCAGCCATGATCGTTGCTTGTATACCCGGCGCAGGATATGCACAAGGGAATACAGATTTCACTCTGAGTAAAAGTGCAGAAAACGCTTTGCCTGATCAAATACTGAAAGTTACGTTGAATGGAAGCAACTTAAAAGGCCTCTATGCCTATGAAGCTTTGATTACGTTCGATCCTGATATTGTTGAGTTGGATAAGGCGGAATCAAAGCTGGAGGGTTTTTTTATACCGCCGAAGACAGATAACGGAAAAATGACTATAGCCTTCACAAAAATAGGAAAGAAGGCAGGAGAGCAAGGAAGCACGGCCCTGAGTACCATCGTCTTCAAAGGGAAGGCTCAGGGAAATGCCCACATTAAGCTGGTATCCGTGAAAGCACTGGATCCGAATCTGACAGTAACTGTCTACAGTTATGGAACCAAATTCGACGATTTGGCAGGCTATGATTGGGCAAAAACGGAGATAGAAGCTCTTGCTTCTTCGGGAATAATCAAGGGAACGTCAGCTACGACCTTTAATCCGGGAGATAACATCACCAGGGCAGACTTCATTAGCTTGCTGGTCAGGGTATTTAAACTTCATGCAGAAGTAGACGGCAATTTCAATGATGTAGAACAGTCCGACTATTATTACAAGGAGGTAGGGATAGCAAAAAAACTTGGAATTGCTCAGGGAACGGGCGACAACCAGTTCGGGCCGAAGAAGCGCATATCCAGACAGGATATGATGGTGGCAGCCGCACGAGCAATGAAAATTGCCGGAAGAATGCTAGACGAGTCCGCTTCAGACTTAAACAGTTTCAGTGATTCCAGTGAGGTAGCAGCTTATGCAGTAAGCCCCTTGACTCAACTGGTCAAGGAAGGAATCATCAAGGGCTACAATGGCATGATTAAGCCAAATGATACGGCGATAAGAGCGGAAGCAGCCGTCATCATATACAGGTTATTGAACAAGTAA
- a CDS encoding carbohydrate-binding protein, protein MKIWNKLLAMMMVVTLTFVSNPATVRVQAAASPLTPALAKTPGNGNPLFTQKFGADPFAMVYNGRVYVYMTNDVLEYNADGTVKDNGYSKINKITVVSSDDMVNWTDHGEILAAGPQGAAKWANNSWAPSAAHKTIDGKEKFFLYFADNGSGIGVLTADSPIGPFTDPIGKQLVSRSTPGASDVTWLFDPAVLVDDDGSGYLYFGGGIPAGKDADPGTARVAKLGADMISLDLDASGGTLGRINPPWLFEDSGIHKYNGKYYYSYCTNFSSGHPSDIPTGTIAYMVSDNPMGPFTFVKTILPNPATFFGAGGNNHHAIFEFNNQWYVTYHAQTLAKAMAESGSYPQMGGQPHGYRNAHINKVSFDANGVIQNITGDYTGVPQLKNLDPYTRVEAETIGWNGGISTESSTEPGGMVSSINLAVSNINDGDWTAVSKVDFGATGAGTFKANVASGSGGGNIELYLDSADGTLIGTLPVSNTGGESSWKTKTTSISGATGVHDLYMVYKGSSTGNLFKVDSWQFEQKSAAHDLVAINASIDKQKIDIVTGTNQANMKVSAIYADGTSTDVTAEAVATPAQSGIVSVNNGVVTGVGYGSTSIDVTYGGKTDTLNMLVKDLNSELTVKKITVDNASVVLDSGKTATFKVIAEYVDGQTEDVTKTAIYSNSSPAIADVAGGTITAKASGTTNVTVSFKGAVGAAVTAQITVVVNTPAVVAIEAETAAENTATAYVYGTINGHTWSLVDGQSTKAMFFGPNNGFAASATDAASLAANSRLGYKINFTTAGTYNVWILVKTLGFDSDSIHVGLDNQYKFTSNGIEGVSGGQFKWANISGNSGGIFGGATLNVTAGEHELNFWGREDGLAIDRIYLTTSSSTADPVWPSSSVAVTGVTLDKSSLSLATGSTETLTATITPADATNKTVTFSSNDTGVATVTGAVYDSSTGTTSVTVHAIAAGNAVITVTTADGNQTAVSNVTVTPSVEPQVPTAALSADSSVNPGSSFIVAVSLNNAEQRVFAEDITLTYDSNLFEYVSAAGADNNIQIVTEDKANAGKVRLIAANIGGISGASTPVLNLTFKVKAGVQNTTGTIAATEAKLGIAPEGTVIEAALSSKSISIGRIEVVVDKTALTTTITKAQSLYDASVVGTQPGQYPQAAKDALGAAINAAKAVKDNQSATQYQVDSAVTALVSAEETFEAAVIKAASADLNNDKIINVGDLAIVAYYYGKDSTSPDWAKAKIADLNGDNKVDIIDLAYVATKILE, encoded by the coding sequence ATGAAGATATGGAATAAACTGCTTGCGATGATGATGGTTGTCACTCTTACATTCGTATCAAACCCGGCTACGGTAAGGGTACAGGCTGCAGCATCACCGCTCACTCCAGCACTGGCTAAAACGCCTGGCAACGGCAATCCGCTATTTACACAAAAGTTTGGTGCCGATCCATTTGCGATGGTTTATAACGGCAGAGTTTATGTGTACATGACAAATGATGTATTGGAGTACAATGCTGACGGGACAGTTAAGGATAACGGATACAGTAAGATCAATAAGATTACGGTTGTTTCGTCCGATGATATGGTGAACTGGACAGACCACGGTGAAATCCTTGCAGCCGGACCACAAGGTGCGGCAAAATGGGCAAACAACTCCTGGGCGCCGTCGGCTGCACATAAAACGATAGATGGCAAGGAGAAGTTCTTCCTTTATTTTGCGGATAATGGAAGCGGCATTGGAGTGCTCACAGCGGATAGTCCGATCGGACCATTTACAGATCCAATTGGAAAGCAATTAGTAAGCAGAAGTACTCCTGGGGCAAGTGATGTTACCTGGCTGTTTGACCCTGCAGTACTGGTTGACGATGATGGAAGCGGTTACCTGTATTTCGGCGGCGGTATTCCGGCGGGGAAAGATGCTGATCCGGGAACCGCACGTGTTGCAAAGCTTGGTGCGGATATGATCAGTTTGGATCTGGATGCTAGCGGCGGTACTCTTGGACGAATCAATCCGCCGTGGTTGTTTGAAGATTCAGGCATCCACAAATATAACGGGAAGTATTATTACTCCTATTGTACTAACTTCTCTAGTGGGCATCCGTCAGATATTCCTACGGGAACAATTGCTTATATGGTAAGTGACAACCCAATGGGGCCATTTACCTTTGTCAAAACCATACTGCCAAACCCTGCTACCTTCTTTGGTGCGGGAGGTAACAACCACCATGCGATTTTTGAATTCAACAATCAGTGGTATGTGACCTACCACGCGCAGACCCTTGCAAAAGCAATGGCAGAGAGTGGTTCATATCCACAAATGGGCGGGCAACCTCATGGATACCGCAACGCACACATCAATAAGGTAAGTTTTGATGCAAACGGAGTCATTCAGAATATTACAGGTGATTATACAGGTGTTCCGCAGTTGAAAAATCTTGATCCCTATACAAGGGTTGAGGCAGAAACCATAGGCTGGAATGGAGGAATATCCACTGAGAGCAGTACCGAACCCGGAGGTATGGTAAGCAGTATAAATCTGGCTGTGAGCAACATAAATGATGGGGACTGGACGGCCGTATCCAAAGTTGATTTTGGAGCTACAGGCGCCGGAACATTTAAAGCCAATGTTGCAAGTGGTTCGGGTGGCGGAAACATAGAGCTGTATCTTGATAGTGCTGATGGCACATTGATCGGGACACTTCCAGTTTCCAACACAGGCGGTGAAAGTAGTTGGAAGACAAAAACAACAAGTATTTCTGGTGCTACAGGAGTCCATGATCTATACATGGTATACAAGGGATCGTCAACGGGTAATCTCTTCAAGGTAGATTCTTGGCAGTTCGAGCAAAAGAGCGCTGCTCATGATTTAGTTGCAATCAACGCATCCATCGATAAACAAAAGATTGATATTGTTACAGGAACCAATCAGGCAAACATGAAGGTTTCAGCAATATACGCCGATGGAACAAGTACAGATGTTACTGCTGAGGCCGTTGCAACACCGGCACAAAGCGGTATTGTAAGCGTAAATAACGGAGTTGTCACTGGGGTGGGCTATGGCTCCACAAGCATTGACGTAACCTACGGCGGAAAAACGGATACTCTTAATATGCTTGTGAAAGATTTGAACAGTGAACTGACGGTAAAGAAGATTACCGTTGACAATGCTTCAGTCGTGTTGGATTCTGGCAAAACTGCAACCTTTAAAGTAATAGCAGAATATGTTGATGGACAAACGGAAGATGTAACAAAAACAGCAATTTATAGCAATTCAAGTCCTGCTATTGCGGATGTTGCCGGCGGTACTATAACGGCTAAAGCAAGCGGAACAACCAATGTTACTGTAAGCTTTAAGGGGGCAGTGGGTGCCGCTGTAACAGCTCAAATTACTGTAGTGGTCAATACGCCTGCCGTAGTGGCCATTGAAGCCGAAACAGCAGCAGAAAACACAGCCACCGCCTATGTATATGGCACCATAAACGGCCATACCTGGTCGCTTGTTGACGGACAGTCCACGAAAGCTATGTTTTTCGGGCCTAACAATGGATTCGCTGCGTCAGCTACGGATGCTGCCTCTCTCGCTGCCAATTCCAGACTTGGATATAAAATCAACTTTACGACTGCAGGAACCTACAACGTATGGATACTTGTCAAGACGCTTGGATTCGATTCGGATTCCATCCACGTTGGATTAGATAATCAGTATAAATTCACTAGCAATGGTATTGAAGGGGTTAGCGGTGGTCAGTTTAAATGGGCTAATATCAGTGGTAACAGCGGCGGTATATTTGGTGGAGCTACTTTGAATGTTACTGCTGGCGAGCATGAATTGAACTTCTGGGGAAGGGAAGATGGACTTGCAATAGACCGGATCTATTTAACCACAAGCAGCTCAACCGCAGATCCTGTCTGGCCATCAAGCAGTGTAGCCGTGACAGGAGTAACACTTGACAAGAGTTCATTGAGTTTGGCCACAGGTTCAACCGAAACACTTACGGCAACAATAACCCCTGCAGATGCAACAAACAAAACAGTAACCTTCTCATCAAACGATACAGGTGTTGCAACCGTAACGGGTGCTGTTTATGATTCTTCAACAGGTACAACAAGTGTAACCGTTCATGCAATAGCTGCAGGAAATGCAGTCATTACGGTAACAACAGCGGATGGTAATCAAACAGCGGTAAGTAATGTAACGGTAACACCATCCGTTGAGCCTCAAGTACCTACGGCTGCACTTTCAGCAGACAGCAGTGTGAATCCTGGAAGCAGCTTTATAGTGGCAGTAAGCCTGAACAATGCGGAACAAAGGGTTTTTGCCGAGGATATCACCCTGACCTATGATTCCAACCTATTTGAATATGTGAGTGCGGCAGGTGCAGACAACAACATCCAGATTGTTACAGAGGACAAAGCCAATGCGGGAAAAGTTAGGCTCATTGCCGCCAATATCGGAGGGATATCTGGAGCGAGCACGCCGGTTCTGAACCTCACCTTCAAGGTAAAGGCGGGTGTTCAGAATACGACCGGAACGATTGCAGCTACAGAGGCTAAGCTTGGCATTGCTCCTGAGGGGACCGTGATCGAGGCGGCTCTTAGCAGTAAGAGCATTTCAATAGGCCGTATTGAAGTGGTTGTAGATAAGACAGCTTTGACAACAACCATTACGAAGGCACAGAGCCTGTATGACGCATCAGTAGTGGGCACACAGCCTGGCCAATACCCGCAGGCAGCCAAAGATGCATTAGGTGCTGCCATCAACGCAGCAAAAGCTGTAAAAGACAACCAAAGTGCGACACAGTACCAGGTTGACAGTGCCGTAACCGCACTGGTCAGTGCAGAAGAAACCTTCGAGGCAGCAGTTATTAAGGCAGCGTCTGCAGACCTTAACAATGACAAAATCATCAATGTAGGTGACCTTGCGATTGTAGCTTACTATTACGGCAAGGACTCCACCAGCCCTGATTGGGCGAAGGCCAAGATCGCCGATCTGAACGGCGATAATAAGGTTGATATTATTGATCTTGCGTATGTTGCAACCAAGATACTCGAATAA
- a CDS encoding LacI family DNA-binding transcriptional regulator, whose protein sequence is MNNKVSIKDIARIANVSVATVSNVINQTGRVSASTINKVNKVIQEQQFVLSASARNLKNKNSHLIAVVVPFLEKGILQDNPFYWELVRGVENGARHHEVQVILQGINEDEDFSFVKQRHLDGLIVVGAYGESSAYQKVLEMGVPCVFLDSYLSNPELYQVNLDDEAGGYLGTKHLIGLGHKTIAVLTGRLEEGGVNYYRYQGYLRALQECGTPGDPELVFEEFSSIQGGYQAAQKIGSSKRKISAIFAFSDVSAMGLIRGLYDIGISVPADISVVGFDDIFYTRYMIPSLTTIQQDVLGKAQTAVNMLLDQINGRVSSTRNVTIPVSLTVRQSTIPYSKKV, encoded by the coding sequence ATGAATAACAAAGTTTCAATTAAAGACATCGCCCGGATTGCCAACGTATCCGTTGCTACGGTGTCCAATGTTATTAATCAAACCGGCAGGGTATCTGCAAGCACCATCAACAAGGTGAACAAAGTCATTCAGGAACAGCAGTTTGTTCTCAGCGCTTCGGCCCGTAATCTAAAAAACAAAAATTCGCATCTTATTGCCGTCGTTGTTCCTTTTCTGGAGAAGGGAATTCTTCAGGACAATCCTTTTTATTGGGAGCTTGTGCGTGGAGTGGAGAATGGGGCGCGGCATCACGAAGTGCAGGTCATATTGCAGGGCATTAATGAGGACGAGGATTTCTCTTTTGTGAAACAGCGGCATCTTGACGGTCTTATTGTCGTCGGTGCCTATGGCGAATCTTCCGCCTATCAAAAAGTGCTGGAGATGGGTGTGCCGTGCGTGTTTCTGGACAGCTACTTGTCCAATCCTGAATTATACCAAGTCAATTTGGATGATGAGGCAGGGGGATACTTAGGAACGAAGCATTTGATCGGCTTAGGACATAAGACGATCGCCGTGCTGACAGGGAGGCTGGAGGAAGGCGGAGTTAACTATTACCGCTACCAGGGTTATTTGAGGGCATTACAGGAATGCGGCACTCCGGGCGATCCGGAGCTGGTGTTTGAGGAGTTTTCCTCCATTCAGGGCGGGTATCAGGCGGCCCAAAAGATTGGTAGCAGCAAAAGGAAAATCAGCGCAATATTCGCTTTTTCCGACGTTTCTGCCATGGGATTAATCAGAGGTCTGTATGATATCGGTATCTCTGTTCCCGCCGACATATCCGTTGTCGGCTTCGATGATATATTTTATACCCGGTATATGATTCCTTCGTTGACGACAATCCAGCAGGACGTTTTGGGCAAAGCCCAAACAGCAGTTAACATGCTGCTCGATCAGATTAATGGAAGGGTATCCTCCACAAGAAACGTGACTATTCCGGTCAGTCTTACTGTTCGGCAAAGCACGATTCCTTATAGTAAAAAAGTATAG
- a CDS encoding sugar ABC transporter substrate-binding protein has protein sequence MKLGKFNILLIAIIFMFGTVACSAKQTTESNPQSAEQANTINETTANADELTPEPGAKLLVWDGKDGLPFLTEIAKQFTEQYNIPVEVQEQGAPEQMTKMKTDGPAGLASDLLVLPHDNLSEAVAGGFVLPNDFFEEETKAEFQETAVNAVTKDGILYGYPRNMETYALFYNKELVKESDLNSWDDIIRFSKTYNDVGAKKYGFMMQLNNFYFAYPFFSGYDGYVFGDNNTNPEDIGLNNAGAVEAMKYFQAMREILPMEAADATGDVKTALFQEGKLAINLDGVWNIGNFSKLPFEVGMVPLPKFPNGKVPNTFAGVKAYYVSAYSKYPNAAKLFARYVTTKEALLKNFEVTGFIPARKGLENEAAIKDNAMVSGAIQQFEHSIAMPSIFEMQQVWAPMANALELIWKGEDPQKTLDNAVKSIKEGIATLHQ, from the coding sequence ATGAAATTAGGGAAATTCAATATCCTGTTGATCGCCATTATATTTATGTTCGGTACGGTGGCATGTTCAGCCAAGCAAACGACAGAGAGCAATCCCCAGTCTGCAGAACAAGCCAACACAATTAACGAAACTACGGCAAACGCCGATGAACTGACACCGGAGCCCGGCGCCAAGCTACTTGTCTGGGACGGAAAAGACGGGCTTCCTTTCTTGACCGAAATCGCCAAACAATTCACTGAGCAATACAACATTCCGGTTGAGGTCCAGGAACAAGGAGCCCCGGAGCAGATGACCAAGATGAAGACCGACGGCCCCGCCGGGCTGGCGTCAGATCTGCTGGTGCTTCCTCATGACAATTTGAGCGAAGCGGTAGCGGGCGGCTTTGTCCTTCCGAATGACTTCTTTGAAGAGGAGACCAAAGCGGAATTTCAGGAGACGGCGGTGAATGCCGTTACGAAAGACGGCATTCTTTACGGCTATCCCCGCAATATGGAGACCTATGCTTTGTTCTATAACAAAGAACTGGTCAAGGAGTCGGATTTGAATAGTTGGGACGACATTATCCGCTTCTCCAAGACATATAACGATGTGGGAGCGAAGAAATACGGATTTATGATGCAGTTAAATAACTTTTACTTTGCGTACCCCTTCTTTTCGGGTTATGACGGATATGTTTTTGGCGACAACAATACCAATCCGGAGGATATCGGGCTGAACAATGCGGGAGCCGTTGAAGCAATGAAATACTTTCAGGCTATGCGTGAAATTTTGCCTATGGAAGCAGCCGATGCGACAGGCGATGTGAAAACTGCTTTATTCCAGGAAGGGAAATTGGCTATTAATCTGGACGGCGTGTGGAATATCGGCAATTTCTCCAAACTCCCCTTTGAAGTCGGCATGGTACCGCTGCCGAAGTTCCCGAACGGCAAGGTGCCTAATACATTCGCTGGCGTCAAGGCTTATTATGTTAGCGCGTATTCCAAATATCCGAATGCGGCTAAATTATTCGCCAGATATGTGACAACAAAGGAAGCGCTGCTGAAGAATTTTGAAGTGACCGGCTTTATTCCCGCCCGCAAAGGCTTGGAGAACGAGGCAGCAATCAAAGACAACGCTATGGTCAGCGGGGCGATCCAGCAGTTTGAGCATTCCATCGCGATGCCGTCAATCTTTGAGATGCAGCAGGTATGGGCCCCAATGGCAAATGCGCTTGAGTTGATTTGGAAAGGCGAAGATCCGCAGAAAACACTAGACAATGCAGTAAAGAGTATCAAGGAAGGCATTGCAACCTTGCACCAATAA
- a CDS encoding carbohydrate ABC transporter permease: MIQHRKRAMILSLLGMGLGQLYNRQFVKGVLLFLLHIAGIGLAFSLPRAVWGLTTLGEKSDHLEKVGKVYVNVRGDHSIFLLIEGMIVILAMAIVASIYIANVRDAYLIGKRRDQGEQAPHFVETLQYLKGAKFPQMVIFIPVLLVVFFTLMPILFMILLAFTNYSAPNFLPPAKLVSWIGLEGFKNIFTIKAWNQTFFGVALWTLIWTVCATLTTFTGGFVVALMVQKKGIRFKGFWRTLFIIPYAIPQFISLLIMRNMFNGEFGPINQYLGYFGLGGLPWLTDPFWAKFTVIVVNIWIGFPITMLMVIGILSTISRDLYEAAQIDGASPFQQFNAITLPTVLFSFGPLLVMSFAGNINNFNLIYLLTNGNPANPAYQSAGSTDILITWLYKLTMDSGKYNFASIIGIFIFIIVSSFAIANIRRTKAFKEEDLHR, from the coding sequence ATGATCCAGCATCGAAAGCGGGCAATGATCTTATCGTTGCTCGGTATGGGGCTTGGACAACTGTACAACCGACAATTTGTAAAAGGAGTACTGTTATTCCTTTTGCACATTGCCGGAATCGGCTTGGCCTTTTCTTTACCCAGGGCTGTTTGGGGGTTAACTACTTTAGGGGAAAAATCCGACCACCTGGAAAAGGTAGGGAAGGTATATGTCAATGTCCGCGGCGACCACTCTATTTTTTTATTGATCGAGGGCATGATCGTCATTTTAGCCATGGCGATCGTAGCAAGCATTTATATTGCCAATGTGCGCGATGCCTACCTGATAGGCAAGAGGCGGGATCAGGGGGAGCAGGCGCCGCATTTTGTGGAAACTTTACAGTATCTTAAAGGGGCTAAATTCCCCCAGATGGTCATATTTATCCCCGTTTTACTCGTTGTTTTTTTTACATTGATGCCGATCTTGTTCATGATTTTGCTGGCCTTTACGAATTATTCGGCTCCGAATTTTCTACCGCCAGCCAAATTGGTGAGTTGGATCGGACTGGAAGGCTTCAAAAATATCTTTACCATTAAAGCCTGGAATCAGACCTTTTTCGGAGTAGCGCTCTGGACGCTTATTTGGACGGTGTGCGCAACGTTGACAACATTTACGGGCGGATTTGTTGTGGCCCTGATGGTTCAGAAAAAAGGGATCCGCTTTAAAGGCTTTTGGCGCACCTTATTTATTATTCCGTATGCGATCCCTCAGTTCATTTCACTGCTCATTATGAGAAACATGTTTAACGGTGAGTTTGGCCCGATTAACCAATATCTCGGTTATTTCGGTCTGGGAGGCCTGCCCTGGTTAACGGACCCGTTCTGGGCCAAGTTCACGGTAATCGTCGTGAACATCTGGATTGGTTTTCCGATTACGATGCTGATGGTTATTGGGATTTTATCTACGATATCGAGGGACTTGTACGAAGCTGCTCAGATTGACGGGGCAAGTCCGTTTCAACAATTCAATGCAATCACTCTGCCGACGGTCCTATTCTCGTTCGGCCCCCTGTTGGTGATGTCCTTTGCCGGCAATATTAACAATTTTAATTTGATCTATTTGTTGACGAACGGGAATCCGGCAAATCCGGCCTACCAATCCGCCGGCAGCACCGATATTCTTATCACCTGGCTATACAAGTTGACGATGGACAGCGGCAAATATAATTTTGCTTCAATTATAGGCATTTTCATATTTATCATTGTTTCATCCTTTGCAATCGCAAACATCCGAAGAACGAAGGCATTTAAGGAGGAGGATTTGCACAGATGA